TTACGTATTTGCCACTCGCGAGATGCTTGTGGCAAAATACGGTGGGGCTGGGATTTGAACCGGAGGGAGACGGTCGCACTCACACCGTTCGTGCGCTGCGACTCCCAGGGCTCAAATCCAGGTGCACCGCTCACTACTCACTGTCGTTCGCAGCAAAACGGTGGGGCTGGGATTTGAACCCAGGAATCCGTGAGGATACCTGCTTTCAAGGCAGGCGCAATAGGCCGCTCTGCCACCCCACCGCAGTCGGTGCTACTGGACGATTCCTCTAAGGCCTGTCGGTCTCCCGGACGAGTTCGGGGCCCACGCCCTCCTCGCGGACCTCGAGCCCGTACTGCTGGACGAGTGTGGTGGTCCGTGGCGGGACGACGCGACCGGCCTGCCGCCGGGCCCGAAGAATCGGCACCGCGGTCCGGAGGTCAGTGCGCGTCCCGGCGACGGGGTTCGTCGGCAGGAAGTCGACGTCGAGGCCGGCGTCGCGCGCTCGACCGGTCAGCGTCTGGACGCTCGGCGTCGCGTAGGCGTCCTCGAAGTCCACCGGGTCGCCGAACCCGGCGAAGTACACCCGGCCGTCGATCGTCGGACCGAGGACGACGTCGCTGGAGCGCAGTTTCATCGCGGCGCTGTCTATCTGCTGGCGGGCGAGCAGGGCGGCGGTCGGTTCGACGGCCGCGGCGGTGGCGACCGACTCCCGTTCGAGCAGGTGGGTCACGGTGTTCCCGACGCGACCCGCGAACGTCGACCCGACCTGGACCTCGTAGCGGGCGTCGGCCGGCGACTCGAGCTCGGTCTCCAGCGTCTCTCGAATCGCGGCCTCGGGGTCGTCGACATCAGGCACCTGGTCGGCCGGCCGGTAGTTGACCAGCAGATCGGCGCCGCTGGACTCGACGGCCCGACAGACGTCGGCAAGCATGGCCGCGTAGAGGTCCGCGGCCTCGCGTTCAGACAGCAGTCCCCCAGTGAGGTCCTCGAGGACGGCGCCCTCGGCAGGCGGGTCAGCGAGGACTGCGACAGTGGTCATACCCGTCACTGGGACCCTCTCTCGTTTGTCGTTTGCGTTCGGCCCCCACTCTTTTTCGTCGTCTCCGCCGTTGTCCAGCCATGCAGGTTCGTGACCTCATGTCGACCGACGTCGTGACGGTCCCGGTCGGTGCCACGCTCGCAGACGCCGTCCGCCGGTTGCTCGAGGAGGAGGTAGGCTCCGTGATCGTCGTCGACGGCGAGGGGGACCCCGTCGGTATCGTCACTGAATCGGACGCGCTGGGACTCGCGCTGGAGACCGACGACCCGCTCTCCTCGCTCTCCGTGGAGGCCGTCGGTCATCGGCCGGTCGTGACGACGACCCCGTCCACGGCCGTCTCGACCGTTGCACGGACGATGACCGACGAGGGCGTCAAGAAAGTGCCCGTCGTCGACGGCATCGACCTCGTGGGTATGGTCACGCTCTCGGACGTCGTCTGGCACCTCACGGAACTGCGGACCGAGCTCTCCAACGCCGCCTCGCTCCGGGCGGAGTGGGACCCGACCTGACACGGCACGACCGGGCAGAGGGGTCGCCCACGGCGAAACGTTGAAGTCGAATCGTGAGATATGTCACCGCGGAGCAGTCGACGCTCCGGGCGGGAAGGACCGCTGACGCACTCCGGAATCGCCATCGACGGACGACCAGGCGTCGGGGCGGCGCGGCCGCCCCCGGCCGTCGAACGACGCGATCGGTTCTGTGAGCACAACCGATTCAGGACCGACAAGTCCGGCCGACGCAGGGGTTTTCACGCCCCGCGTAAACGTAGACGTATGGACGCCGCGCGACTTCCGGGCACGGGCGGCCCCGACCAGGTGGTCGCGCACGTCGACGTGGACTGTTTCTACGCCGCGTGCGAGCGCCGCCGGGAACCCGCACTCGAGGGCGAACCCGTCGTCGTCGGGATGGGCTACGAGGCCGACGAGGCCCACGGCGCGGTGGCGACCGCGAGCTACGAGGCCCGCGAGTACGGCGTCGAGTCGGCCATGCCTATCTCACAGGCGCTCTCGGCCCTGCCCCGGAAGGTGGACGCCGCGGGCGATCCGGACCTGGACGTCGATGAGGCGGGCTTTTACCGCCCCGTGGACATGGAGGTCTACGAGTCGGTGGCCGACGAGGTCCGCGAGATAATCCACGACGAGGCGGCCGTCGTCCGCGAGGTGAGCATCGACGAGGCGTACCTCGACGTGACCGACACTGTCGGCTGGGACGGGGTGGACGCGTGGGCCAGCGACCTGAAGGCACGGATCCACGACGAGGTTGGCGTCGTCGCCAGCGTCGGCGTCGCGCCGACGATGAGCGCCGCGAAGGTCGCCAGCGACCGGGAGAAACCCGACGGCCTGGTCGTCGTCCGCCCGGGCGAGGTACGCGGGTTCTTCGCCGACCTCCCCGTCGAGGAGGTCCACGGCGTCGGCCCGGTGACCGCGCGCGAACTGGGCGAACTCGGCGTCGAGACGGCGGGCGACCTCGCGACGGCCGACCCCGAGGTGCTCGAACGGCGCTTCGGCGAGCGTGGGCGCGAGATCCGCCGGTTCGCCCGCGGCGAGGACGAACGCCAGGTCACGCCACGCGGGAACCCCAAGAGTCTCTCGCGGGAGTCTGCGTTCACCGACGCGACAGCGGACGCCGAGACGGTTCGCCGCCGTGTCCGGACGCTCGCGGAGGCCGTCGCCGACCGCGCCTCGCGGAAGGCGGCACAGTACCAGACCATCGGCATCAAGGTCGTCGTCCCGCCCTACGACGTCAACACGCGGGCTCGGTCGCTCCCCGGGCCCGTCGACGACCCGGAGCTCGTCGAGTCGGTGGCGCTGGACCTGCTTTCGGAGTTCGAGGACACCGCCGTCAGGAAGGTGGGCGTCCGCGTCTCGAACCTCGATTTCGCTGCCGGCGAACAGGCCAGTCTCGACGGGTTCGACGGCGACGGGACGGGGAGCGACCGATCTGTCGGTGACCCCGAACGGAAGCCCGACCAGCCTTCGCTCGACGCGTTCTCCGACGGGGGCGAATCCGCGGAGACCGGTGCCGACCACCAGGCGTCGGACTCCGACGCGTTCCCGGGACGCCGCCCCGACGGACAGACGACGCTCTGGGAGTTCGTCTGACACCCCGACGCGGTCGTCAGGCGACGCCGTTCTCGAGGTTCTCCAGCAGTTTGCCCACCAGCAGGCCGGCCCGGGGCGATATTTCGTCCTCGGCCTGGACCGTCGTCGGATGGGCGGCCAGCGTCTGGACGAACTGTTCGCCGTGGGTCATGGCGTTGAGCATGTCGACGACGTCGACGACCAGACCCTCGTCGCTCGTATCCATCCGGGGGTAGCGCTCCTTCTCGGCGTCCGTGTAGC
The DNA window shown above is from Haloarcula halobia and carries:
- a CDS encoding CBS domain-containing protein yields the protein MQVRDLMSTDVVTVPVGATLADAVRRLLEEEVGSVIVVDGEGDPVGIVTESDALGLALETDDPLSSLSVEAVGHRPVVTTTPSTAVSTVARTMTDEGVKKVPVVDGIDLVGMVTLSDVVWHLTELRTELSNAASLRAEWDPT
- the dinB gene encoding DNA polymerase IV, whose product is MDAARLPGTGGPDQVVAHVDVDCFYAACERRREPALEGEPVVVGMGYEADEAHGAVATASYEAREYGVESAMPISQALSALPRKVDAAGDPDLDVDEAGFYRPVDMEVYESVADEVREIIHDEAAVVREVSIDEAYLDVTDTVGWDGVDAWASDLKARIHDEVGVVASVGVAPTMSAAKVASDREKPDGLVVVRPGEVRGFFADLPVEEVHGVGPVTARELGELGVETAGDLATADPEVLERRFGERGREIRRFARGEDERQVTPRGNPKSLSRESAFTDATADAETVRRRVRTLAEAVADRASRKAAQYQTIGIKVVVPPYDVNTRARSLPGPVDDPELVESVALDLLSEFEDTAVRKVGVRVSNLDFAAGEQASLDGFDGDGTGSDRSVGDPERKPDQPSLDAFSDGGESAETGADHQASDSDAFPGRRPDGQTTLWEFV